The DNA sequence TCGGGCCACTGCGGGTAACGTGGACCGGGCAAGCGAACACAACGGAAAGGCACACCCAGGTGTCCGAGGTCAACGGTCAGCCCCGCGCGCGGCTGAACACCACCCAGGGGACGATCGTCGCCAAGCTCTTCGCGGAGCAGGCCCCCGAGACGGTAGAGAACTTCATCGGCCTCGCCGAGGGGACCAAGCAGTGGATGGACCCCAACACTGGCAAGCCGAGCACGGAGCCGCTGTACAACGGCACGATCTTCCACCGGGTCATCGACGGCTTCATGGTCCAGGGCGGCGACCCGCTGGGCAACGGCCGCGGCGGCCCCGGGTACAAGTTCTCCGACGAGTTCCACCCCTCGCTGAAGTTCGACCGCCCCTACCTGCTGGCGATGGCCAACGCCGGGCCCAACACCAACGGCTCGCAGTTCTTCATCACGGTCGGCACCCCCGACTGGCTGAACAACAAGCACACGATCTTCGGCGAGGTCGTTTCGGGCACCGAGGTCGTCGACACGATCTCCAAGGTCGCCACGAACGCCCAGGACCGCCCCCAGAGTGACATCACCGTGTCCTCCGTCGAGATCGAGCGCTCCTAGCGCGGCGGTTGCACATGAACTCCACTCCCGATGACGGCACCGGTACCGGCGCCGCGGCGGTACCCACGTGCTACCGGCACCGCGACCGCGAGACGTACCTGCGGTGCTCCCGGTGCGACCGCCCGATCTGCCCCGACTGCATCCGCGAGGCGCCGGTCGGCCAGCACTGCCCCGAGTGCGTCGCCGAAGGCAACCGGAGTGTGCGGCGCTCGCGCACCGTGTTCGGCGGCCGCATCGCCACTCGGCCGGTCGTGACCTGGGTGCTGCTGGGCCTGATGGGAGCGGGGTTCGTGGCTCAGCTGGGCGCACCTTGGCTGGTATCCGCCTTCGGCATGTACGGCCAGTCGGTTGTGTACGGCGGGGAATGGCACCGGCTCATCACGTCGGCGTTCCTGCACGGCGGCGTGCCCCATCTGCTGTTCAACGGGCTGGCGCTGTACGTCGTGGGGCGGCAGGTCGAGACGGTGCTGGGCCACGCTCGCTACGCGGTGCTGTGGGTGCTCAGCGCTGTCGGCGGGTCGGCGCTGAGCATGGCGGTGGTGCCGGACCAGCTTTCGGTCGGCGCCTCGGGCGCCATCTTCGGGCTGTTCGGCGCCGTCTTCGTGATCGGCCGCCGACTGCAGCTCGACACCAGGTTCGTCGTCGGGCTGCTCGTGGTGAACCTGTTGATCACCTTCCTGGTGCCCAACATCTCCTGGACCGGCCACATCGGGGGCCTGGTCACCGGTTCGCTGCTTGCGCTCGGCTACGCCTACCTGCCGCTCGACGCCAACCGGGTCGGCGCCGACCGGCAGCGCCGACAGGCCGTCACGCACGCGCTGGCCACGTCGGGTGTGGCCCTGCTGGTCGCCGCAGTGGCGGCCGTCGCGTTCGTCCTGGCGGGCGCACAGCCGATCTAGCCAGCTCCGCGGTACCGCGCGCCGCGCCCCACTGGCGCGGCGCGCCGGGTACGCGACACGGAAGACGGCCGCCGGGCGAGCGCCGCGGCCCGTGTGCATCTGCGCCTCGGCGGTCCGGTGGCGACTCGGCGCGGCGGCGTTCGGGCATACGAAACACAGCTACCCACAGCCTGTGGATAACTCTGTGGACAGCCTCTCTGACCGCTTGTGGAAAACCCGGGCGCCAGGCGTCGCCGCCTGCGTCCCGCCCGGTATCAGTGCCAGCGCGTACTCAGAATGAGCGCCAGGATGATCCCGCCGAAGCCGATGGCCAGGTTCCAGTTCCCCAGGTCACTCATGTAGGGGATCATCGACCCGGCGATGTAGTAGACCGCGATCCACAGCACGCCGACGACCATCACCGCGATCAGCGACGGCAGTACCCAGCGCGGGCTGACCTTGGGCCTGGCCGCCGACGGCGGGGGTGTGTAAACGGCCTTCTTCTTGCGATCGCTGCGGGACTTGGGCACGGTCGCTGCTCCAAAAACGAATCGGCCGGGAACTGACGGTCTCGGTACTTCCAGTCTACGCCCACTACGGCGATTGCGGGACGCCCGCAACCGCGGTGGTTCCGGGCGAAGCCCGAATGGCCTGCACGAAGGCCGCGAATGCCGTTGCGGAACCGGGCCGGATCGGTGCTCGGCGGATCAGAGCTCCGATCCGGCCCCGCTGCGACGTGCGGTGAGACACCCGCCGCATCCCGGCGAGGTCAGTCGCCCTCGCCGCCGCCGAACGGGAAGTCGCCCGGGAACCCGGGCGCCGTGGGCTGTCCCGTGGCCGTCGGGGTCGGATCCGACGTGGGAGTCGGGGACTCTTCCTCCTCCTCTTCCTCGGGCTCGGTGGCCAGCCACACGGTCACCGTGCTGCCCGGGTCGACCTCGGTGCCGGCCGCGGGGTCCTGGCGGGTCACCCGACCGGGCTCGACATCCTCACTGGGCTCCTGCTGGAAGCTGGGCGTGAGCCCGACATCGCTCAGCGCGCTCTGCGCCTCTTCCTGCGTCATGCCGCTCACGTCGGGCACGCCGGTCTGTTCGGGCCCGGTGGAGATGACCAGATCGATCTGGCTTCCGGGGTCGGCGGACTGGCCGCCGGGCGGGCTGGTGCGGATCACCTGGCCCTCGTCGTAGGAGGACGACGCCTCCTCGCTGATATCGCCCACCTCGAACCCGGCGTCCTGCAGCGTCTGCGTCGCGCCGTCGCGATCCTGCCCGACGACGTTGGGGATCTCCTGGGCTCCCGGTCCGGTCGAGATCAGCAGCGTGATGTCGCTGGTGGCGCTGCGCTCCCGGCCCGCGGGCGGTTCGGTGCCGATCGCGTTGCCGGATTCGATGTCGTCGCTGTTCTGCTCATCGACGCTGACATTCTGGAAGCCCGCCTGTTCGAGCTCCTGCTCGGCTTGAGACTGCGACATGCCCTCGACCTCGGGGATCGCGACGGTCTCGGCGGGCGCCTGGGTGAACAGCCACACCGCGAAGCCCAGCGCGGCCACGACCGCGACCGCGAGCAGGATCCACAGCGCGTTGCGCCGCCCCATGCCCTCGTCGCGGTCGTCGTAGTAGTCGTCGTCGTAGTCGTCCCGGCGGCGGCGGTCGTCGACCGGCGGGAGCGCGCTGGTGGCCCCCGCGGGCGCCATGGCCATGGTGCCCGCCTCGGTGGGCATGCCCTGCAGGCCGCGCTGGATGTCCTGGCGCATCTCCTCGGCGGTCTGGTACCGCTGCTCGCGGTCCTTGGTCATCGCCCGCAGCGTGACTTCCTCGACCCAGGCGGGGACCTCGGGGTCGACCTGGGAGGGCGGGACCGGCTCCTCGCGCACATGCTGATAGGCGATGGAGACGGGCGAGTCGCCGACGAAGGGCGGACGGCCGGTGAGCAGCTCGTAGAGGACGCAGCCGGTCGAGTAGATGTCGCTGCGCGCGTCGACCCGCTCGCCGCGCGCCTGCTCCGGCGAGAGGTATTGGGCGGTACCGATGACCTGCGACGTCTGGGTCATCGTCGCCTGGTTGTCGTTCATCGTGCGGGCGATGCCGAAGTCCATCACCTTGACCTCGGCCTGCCGCGTCAGCATCACGTTGGCCGGCTTGATGTCGCGGTGCACGATGCCGTTCTGGTGGCTGTACTCCAGCGCGCGCAGGATGCCGTCGGTGACCTCCGCGCAGCGCTCGGGCAGCAGCCTGCGGTCGTCGTCGAGCAGCTCCTTGAGGGTGCGCCCGTCGACGTACTCCATGATGATGAAGGGGATCGCCAGGCCGTCGACCATGTCCTCGCCGGTGTCGTAGACGGCGATGATCGAGGGGTGGTTCAATGACGCCGCCGACTGCGCCTCGCGCCGGAAGCGGGTTTGGAACGTGTGGTCGCGGGCCAGATCGTGGCGGAGCGTCTTGACGGCCACCATTCGGTCCAGCCGCAGATCACGGGCGCGGTAGACCTCGGCCATGCCGCCCCGCCCGATGGATTGATCGAGCTCGTAGCGGCCGCCGAGTAGCCGTGGCTGAGACATGTCGTGAACTGTTCCTCGTAATCTGCGCGGGGCGCTACGGCCCCGCGGCGCCTGGCGAGTGTCGAATCGTCGCGTGGTTCCCGGTCAGTCCCCCGCCGGCTCTTCCCCGGAGCCGGAACCCCCGTTGCCGCTTCCTCCCCCGCTGCCGCCGGTGTCCGAGTCGGATCCCCCGCTACCGCCACCGCTACCGCCACCGTCACTGCCGCCGGTCGGCTGGGTCTCGCCCCCGCCGCCTCCCCCGCCGGGCTCCTCGGTCGCGGTCGAACCCGAGTCCGGGGGCTGAGCGGTCGCTCCGCCCCCACCGCCGGGGGTGCTCGTCGGTGCCGAGGTCGCCTGCTCGCTGGGCTCCGGCTGGTAGTCGGTCGACTCGTCCTGCGGAGCCGTGTAGTCCTCGGTGTCGTCGTTCTGTTCCGGGGGATCGGGCTGAGTGCCCGACGGCTGCGGAGGCGGTGAGCTGCTCTCGGACTCCTGCGGCTGCAGGTTGCCCACCCTGTCGCCTTCCGGCTCGCGTCCGCTGTAGTACTGCCCTGCCCAGACCACACCCAGCACCAGCACGGCCGTGGCCGCCACCGCGGCAAGAACCATGGGCAGGCTCACCCGGCGCTTCGGTGCGGAGGCGGGGCCAAGACTATCGGAGCCGCGGCCGCCGTCCGCGGGCGGGACCTCGCCGCCGCCGTATCCACCTGCTGCGACGGAGGAGAGCTGCTCGGGAGAGGTGGTCGACGCGCCGCCCGCGACCGTCGTACGGGCGGGGTCGGGCAGGTCCATCGCGGTCGTGGAGCCGCCCATCGCGGCCCCGATGTCGCCGCGCAGCCGTTGCGCGTGCGCCGCCACCTCGCCGGCCGAGCCCGGGCGCGCATCCGGCGCCTTCTCCAGCAGCCGCTCGACCAGCGCCGCCGCTTGGCCGGGCACGGTGTCGGGCAGCGGCGGCGGAGGTTCGCGGGTGTGCGCCAGCGCCAGCGCAAGCGGGGTGTCGGCGGTGAACGGCGGCTCACCCGCCAGGCACTCGTAGGCGACCACGCCCAGGGCGTAGATGTCGGACGAGTGCGTGGCCGGGCGGCCGGACGCCTGCTCCGGCGAGATGTACTGGGCGGTGCCCATCACCATGCCGGTCTGGGTGAGGGTCACCGACTCGTTGCCGCGGGCGATCCCGAAGTCGGTCAGTTTGACGGTGCCGTCTTTGGTGACGAGCAGGTTGCCGGGCTTGATGTCGCGGTGCACGACGCCGCGGGCATGCGCCGCGGCCAGCGCGGCCGCCGCCTGCCCGACGAGGTCGAGCGTGACGCTGGCCTCCAGCCCCTCGTTGCGCCGCAGGATCGACGACAGCGGCTCGCCCGGGACCAGCTCCATGATCAGATACGCGCGCCCGTCCTGCTCGCCGTAGTCGTAGACCTGGGCGATGCCGGGGTGCGAGAGTCCCGCCGTGATGCGGCCTTCCGTGCGGAACCGCTCGCGGGAGGTGGGCTCGGCCATCTGCGCCGGATGCAGCAGCTTGACCGCGACCTCGCGGTTGAGCAGGGTGTCTTCGGCTCGCCAGACGCTTCCCATGCCGCCCGAGCCGATCTGCTCCTCCAGCCGGTAGCGGCCGCTGAGCAGGACACCCTCCAAGGCGCCGTCGGCGCCGGAGGGGCCGGTGGAGCCCGCGTCGTTCTCGCTCACTCGTTGATCACAGCCTCCATCATGTCCTGCGCGATCGGCGCCGCGACCGCGCCGCCGCTCGCATCACCGTTCTCGACGACGACGGCGACGGCGATCTGCGGGTCATCGGCCGGCGCGAAGGAGATGAACCAGTTGTGGGTGTGCCCGGTCCCCGTCTCGGCCGTGCCGGTCTTGCCTGCGACGTCGATTCCGGAGATGGCGCCTGCCGGGCCGGAAGCCTCGTCGCCCTCGGTCACGCCGATCATCATCCGGGTCAAGTCCTCGGCGGTGCCGGAACTGACCGCGTCGGGGAAGGCGACCTCCGGCTGGGCCGCCTTCACCTCCTCCAGGTTGGAGTTCTGGATGGAGTCGATCAGGTAGGGCTTCATGACGTCGCCGTCATTGGCCACACCGGCGGCGACCAGGGCCATCTGCAAGGGGGTGGCCTGGATGTTGGCCTGGCCGATGCCGGCGCGTCCCAGGATATTGGGATCGGTCTCCAGAGGTGCCGAACTTTCGTTCACCGGCAGCGGGATCTCCATCGGCCCCTGGTTGAAGCCGAAGGCGCTGGCCTGATCGTGCAGTTTCTGCCCGCCGAGCTCGATCGCCCAATTGGCCATCGAAGTGTTGCAGGAGATCTCGATCGAGTGCGCGAGTGAGTCGGGCGCCCCGCCGTTGCACGGGCCGTCCCAGGCGTTGGGCAGCGGCTGTCCGAGATCCAGGCTCGCGGGCGCCTCCTGGGTGGACTCCGGGGTGGCGCCGTTCTCCAGCGCCGTGGCGGCGGTGACGACCTTGAAGGTGGACCCGGGCGGATAGACCTGGTTGAGTCCGCGATTCAGCAGCGGCTGCTGCTCGCTGGCCTCCAGCTCGGTCCAGTTCTGGTTGGCCTCTTCGGTGTTGGTGACGCTGGCGACGCTGTTCGGGTCGTAGGTGGGGCTGGAGTAGGACGCCAGCACGGCGCCGGTCTGCGGGTTCAGGGCGACCGCCGCGCCGTTCTTGCCCAGCGACTGCAACCCGTCCATGGCGGCCTGCTGCGCTCCGGAATCCACCGTGAGGTAGACATCGGCGCCCTTGGGCTCCTCACCGGTGAGCATGTCGCGGAAATTGTTGACCGCGAGCAGTTCGTTCGAGCCGTCCAGGAAGGAGTTCGCGGCCCGCTCGATGCCGGTGGCCGAGCCCGCGCGGAACGCGCCCACCACCGGCGCGTACATCGGGCCGTTCTCGTAGTGGCGCTGGTACCGCTCGCTGTCGCCGCCCACCGGTTCGGAGTAGGCGACCTCCTCGCTGCCCACGAGGATCGAGCCGCGGTGCTGGTTGAGGCTCTTGAGGAACTGGCGGCTGTTGTACGGGTGCTCGCGCAGGCTCTCCGCCTGGAACGTCTGGATCCAGGAGATGTTCAGCAGGAGCACCCCGAAGAGCGCCATGGTGAACAGTGCGAGGCGGCGGATCGGCTTGTTCATCGCTGGATCACCTGTGTCGCGCCTTCGTCTTGGATCGCTTGCGGGGCCGGCTTGCGTGCGTTGTTGCTCATCCGCATCAGCAGCGCGAGCATGATCCAACTCGAAAGCAGTGCGGAACCGCCCTTGGCGACGAAGGGGATGGTCGCGCCGGTCATCGGGATGACGCGGGTGACTCCGCCGATGATGACGAAGGACTGGAACCCGATCAGGAAGGAGATCCCCGAAGCGAACATCTTGATGAAGAGCTCTTTAGAGGCCAGCGCGATGCGCATGCCGCGCTCCACCAGCAGTGCTAGCGCCAGCAGGATGACCATGCAGCCGGCCAGCCCCAGCTCCTCGCCGAAGGCCATGAAGATGAAGTCGTTGTGCACCTCGGGCACGAAGCCGGGCTTGCCCCCGCCCAGGCCGGTGCCCGTCATGCCGCCCTCGGCCATCGCGAACAGGCCCTCCACGAGCTGCTGGCTATCGCCGGAGGTCTGGCAGAAGGAGTCGGGATCGGCCAGGTACTTGTCGGTGCAGAAAACGTCGGGGCGGAAGGCGTCGAGCCAGGTGACCATGCGCACGCGGAAGTGCGGGACGAGCGGGTAGATCAGCGCGCAGGCGCCGAAGAACGCCGTGAGGCCGATGGCGATCCAACTGCCGCGATGCGTGGCGACGTAGATCATCGCCAGGAACGTGCCGAACAGCATCAGCGACGTGCCCAGGTCGTTCATCAGGATCACGAGCACGATGATGCAGAAGCCCCACATGGCCGCCATGGGCGCGGTGTCGCGCATCCGGGGGAGGTCGAGGACCTTGAGCGGGCCGATCTTGATTTGCCGCGATGCCAGCGCGAGCACGTCGCGCTTGGTGACCATGTAGCCGGCCAGGAAGATCACCAGGGCGATCTTGGCGAACTCCGAGGGCTGCAGCGTGGTGAAGCCGAGATTCAGCCACTGCTGGGCACCGTTGACGGACATGCCGATGCCCGGGATCAGCGGCGTGAGCAGCAGCACCACCGCGCTCAGCGCCATGATGTAGGGGTAGCGCTGCAGCGTGCGGGGTTCCTTGAGGAAGTAGACGACCGCTGCGAACACCGCCATGCTGCCCGCGGTGAGGATCAGCTGGTTCATCGCGCTGCCGTTGGAGGTGTCGCCCGTGGCCTCGTAGAGGCGCCACAGCATGGCGATGCCGAGCCCGTTGAGCAGGGTCGCCAGCGGCAGCAGCAGCGGGTCTGACCAGGGCGCGAAGAACCGGATGAACAGGTGCGCGAGTACCGCCAGGCCGCCGAACAGCACGCCGTAGACGAACAGGCTGGCGGGCATTTCGCCGTTGCGGGTCAGACCGGCCTCGATGAGCCCGTAGAGCGTGATGCCGACGGCGAACAGCGTCATCACGAGCTCGGCGTTGCGCCGCTTGACCGGCGGCAGCTGTGTGGGGGCCTCGGGCGCAGCCCGCTCCGGGGTCGCGGTCGTCACGTCATTCCCCTCCCGTCGTGGTCTCGACGGTGTCGCCGCCGACCGCGTTCGCCGCCGAGCCGCCGTTCTGCCCGGAGCCGGGGCTCTCGCCGTTCTGCTGCTGCCGGTCGCCGGGACCGGAGCCGGCGGAGAGCCCGCAGGACTCGGGGTCGGCCGCGCATTCGTCGGCCGTTCGGCGGAGTTCGGCGATGCGGCCTTCGGCGTCCTGCCGGTCGTCCAGGGGGATGGTGGAGTCGACGGCGTTGCGCTGGGTCTGGGGCAGGCCGTCGAGGGGGATGTCGGTGTTCTGGATCTGCTCGGCCAGGCTGTAGCCGGCGATGTCGGTGTCGAGGCCCTGGTAGACGGCGACCGTGGAGCCGTCCTCGGAGGGGCCGATGAAGTACTGGTTGCTCAGGTACTGCGAGCCGAAGTAGAAGCCGGCCGCGGCGATCGCGGCGACGATCACGAGGAAGGTGAGGATCATCGGCCACCACCGGCGGGTGCGGCGCTCGGGTTCGGGTTCGGGGTCGCGGGGGCGGCGCGCGTCTCCGTCGACCGGGATGCGCTCCATCTCGGCGGTGTCGCCCGACGAGCGGTTCAGCCCTTGGGCGCGGCCGGCGGGGGTGTCGGGGGTCATCACCGGCTCGCGGCGCTGGTCGGCGGCGCCGACGACGGCGGCCTCCTGGGTGGGTCCGCCGGGGTCGGTGGCGGTGTCGATCACGTCGGCGACCACGGCGGTGATGTTGTCGGGGCCGCCGCCGCGGTTGGCGAGGTCGATCAGTCGGCGCGCGGCCGCATCGGGGTGCGGCTCGGACTCCAGCGTCTGGCGGATGGTGTCGGTGCTGACCACCCCGGAGAGCCCGTCGGAGCAGAGCAGGTAGCGGTCGCCGACACGGGCCTCGCTGATGGAGACGTCGGGGTCGACCTGGCTGCGGCCGTCGAGGGCGCGCAGTAGGAGGGAACGCTGGGGGTGGGTGGCGACCTCCTCCTCGGTGATCTTGCCTTCGTCGACGAGGGTCTGCACCAGCGTGTGGTCGTGGGTGATCTGAGCGAACTCCTCGCCCCGCAGCAGGTAGGCGCGGGAATCGCCGACGTGGATCATGGCGACGCGCGCACCCGACCAGAGCATGGCCGTTAGGGTGGTGCCCATGTTCTCCAGGCGGGGCTCGTCCTTCACCCGCTGGGCCAGCGTGGAGTTCGCGTTCTCGACGGCCTGCTGGAGGGAGTCGACCATCTCCTCGGTCGTGGGGACATCGTCGTCCAGAGCCCTCAGGGTCGAGACGGCGATGGCGCTGGCGATTTCACCGCCGGCATGACCGCCCATTCCGTCGGCGACCGCGAGGAGGTACGGGCCGGCGTAGGCGGAGTCTTCGTTGCCTTCGCGGAGGCATCCTACGTCGGAGTACGCCGCGTATCGGAGAGCGATTGTCATTTGCGCAGTTCCAGGACGGTTTTGCCGATGCGGATGGGTTGTCCGACCGAAATGGGCTGGGGGCGGGTCAGCCGCTGCTGACCGAGGTAGGTGCCGTTCGTCGACCCGAGGTCCTCGACGACCCAGCGGCCCTCGTCGGAGAAGATGCGGGCGTGCCGACCGGAGGCGTAGTCGTCGTTGATGACCAGGGTCGCGTCGTTGGCCCGTCCGATGACGATCGGCTGCGACGTGAGGTTGAGCGAGGTACCGGCGAGCGGCCCCTTGGTGACGACCAGGGCGCGCGGCTCGTTGCGGCGCCCGCGCGGGGGACGCGAGGGCGCGGGACGCCGTTCCTCGCTGCGCTTGCTGCGCTTGGACTTGCTCTTGGCGGGGCCGAGGAGATCGGTGCGGATGACGCCGACCGCCATTATCACGAACAGCCACAGCACGCAGAGGAACGTGATCCTGATCAGCATGAGGGTCAAGTCGGACATTGAACTGCTCTTCAGCCCCTGTCGTGCTCCGGCGAGGTGGCGATCATCGGAGCCGCCACCGCGACTACTCGGCGTCGGACCCTAGGAGATCGTGGCGGAAAAGCCGAACGAACTCAATGGAGGGAACCCTAGGGGGCCGCCGCCGGTGATTCGGCCGCCGAGGGCCGTTCGGCCCCGGCCGTGTATGGGTGGTGGAAGTCTCCCCCGTCTGCTTGTGACGCGGGGAGCGGGGGATCGGTTGCAGGTTTCCGGGCGCGGTCGGCGCGGAGGAGGACGCGATCGGGTCAGTCGCGGCGGAAGGTCATGGTCGTGCGGCCCAGGCTGATGCGGGTGCCGTCGACCAGGCGCGCTCGCTTGACCTGCTGTCCGTTGACGAAGGTCCCGTTGGTCGAGCCGAGGTCGACGAGGACCGCTTCGTCGTCCTCCACCCGGATCTCGGCGTGGTGGCGGGAGACGCCGTTGTCGACCAGCCGCAGGTGGCAGTCGGTCCCCCGGCCCAGCAAGGTCACCTGCGTGTTCAGCACGAACGACTGCTGCATGCCCTGGCTTGCGGCCGACCCCTCGGCGGTGGCTCCCCCGGGGGAGATCAGCAGCCGCGGGTGCCCCTGGACGTCGGAGGCGCTGCGGGGCTGGTCGCTGACCGGCTGGCGGATCTCGCCGCTTTCGACCGTGGAGCCGCG is a window from the Streptomonospora litoralis genome containing:
- a CDS encoding Stp1/IreP family PP2C-type Ser/Thr phosphatase codes for the protein MTIALRYAAYSDVGCLREGNEDSAYAGPYLLAVADGMGGHAGGEIASAIAVSTLRALDDDVPTTEEMVDSLQQAVENANSTLAQRVKDEPRLENMGTTLTAMLWSGARVAMIHVGDSRAYLLRGEEFAQITHDHTLVQTLVDEGKITEEEVATHPQRSLLLRALDGRSQVDPDVSISEARVGDRYLLCSDGLSGVVSTDTIRQTLESEPHPDAAARRLIDLANRGGGPDNITAVVADVIDTATDPGGPTQEAAVVGAADQRREPVMTPDTPAGRAQGLNRSSGDTAEMERIPVDGDARRPRDPEPEPERRTRRWWPMILTFLVIVAAIAAAGFYFGSQYLSNQYFIGPSEDGSTVAVYQGLDTDIAGYSLAEQIQNTDIPLDGLPQTQRNAVDSTIPLDDRQDAEGRIAELRRTADECAADPESCGLSAGSGPGDRQQQNGESPGSGQNGGSAANAVGGDTVETTTGGE
- a CDS encoding serine/threonine-protein kinase, producing the protein MSENDAGSTGPSGADGALEGVLLSGRYRLEEQIGSGGMGSVWRAEDTLLNREVAVKLLHPAQMAEPTSRERFRTEGRITAGLSHPGIAQVYDYGEQDGRAYLIMELVPGEPLSSILRRNEGLEASVTLDLVGQAAAALAAAHARGVVHRDIKPGNLLVTKDGTVKLTDFGIARGNESVTLTQTGMVMGTAQYISPEQASGRPATHSSDIYALGVVAYECLAGEPPFTADTPLALALAHTREPPPPLPDTVPGQAAALVERLLEKAPDARPGSAGEVAAHAQRLRGDIGAAMGGSTTAMDLPDPARTTVAGGASTTSPEQLSSVAAGGYGGGEVPPADGGRGSDSLGPASAPKRRVSLPMVLAAVAATAVLVLGVVWAGQYYSGREPEGDRVGNLQPQESESSSPPPQPSGTQPDPPEQNDDTEDYTAPQDESTDYQPEPSEQATSAPTSTPGGGGGATAQPPDSGSTATEEPGGGGGGGETQPTGGSDGGGSGGGSGGSDSDTGGSGGGSGNGGSGSGEEPAGD
- a CDS encoding FHA domain-containing protein FhaB/FipA — its product is MSDLTLMLIRITFLCVLWLFVIMAVGVIRTDLLGPAKSKSKRSKRSEERRPAPSRPPRGRRNEPRALVVTKGPLAGTSLNLTSQPIVIGRANDATLVINDDYASGRHARIFSDEGRWVVEDLGSTNGTYLGQQRLTRPQPISVGQPIRIGKTVLELRK
- a CDS encoding FhaA domain-containing protein, which codes for MGVLQRFERRLGGMIEGTFARAFKSKLEPVEIASAVQREMDERAAIVAQGRTLVPNDFVVELSGEDAEQMDALADTIGQELAKLARDYATEQGYSFVGPVRVHFKAEDDLQIGRFRIRSGVIRGSTVESGEIRQPVSDQPRSASDVQGHPRLLISPGGATAEGSAASQGMQQSFVLNTQVTLLGRGTDCHLRLVDNGVSRHHAEIRVEDDEAVLVDLGSTNGTFVNGQQVKRARLVDGTRISLGRTTMTFRRD
- the pknB gene encoding Stk1 family PASTA domain-containing Ser/Thr kinase, with product MSQPRLLGGRYELDQSIGRGGMAEVYRARDLRLDRMVAVKTLRHDLARDHTFQTRFRREAQSAASLNHPSIIAVYDTGEDMVDGLAIPFIIMEYVDGRTLKELLDDDRRLLPERCAEVTDGILRALEYSHQNGIVHRDIKPANVMLTRQAEVKVMDFGIARTMNDNQATMTQTSQVIGTAQYLSPEQARGERVDARSDIYSTGCVLYELLTGRPPFVGDSPVSIAYQHVREEPVPPSQVDPEVPAWVEEVTLRAMTKDREQRYQTAEEMRQDIQRGLQGMPTEAGTMAMAPAGATSALPPVDDRRRRDDYDDDYYDDRDEGMGRRNALWILLAVAVVAALGFAVWLFTQAPAETVAIPEVEGMSQSQAEQELEQAGFQNVSVDEQNSDDIESGNAIGTEPPAGRERSATSDITLLISTGPGAQEIPNVVGQDRDGATQTLQDAGFEVGDISEEASSSYDEGQVIRTSPPGGQSADPGSQIDLVISTGPEQTGVPDVSGMTQEEAQSALSDVGLTPSFQQEPSEDVEPGRVTRQDPAAGTEVDPGSTVTVWLATEPEEEEEEESPTPTSDPTPTATGQPTAPGFPGDFPFGGGEGD
- a CDS encoding peptidylprolyl isomerase; amino-acid sequence: MSEVNGQPRARLNTTQGTIVAKLFAEQAPETVENFIGLAEGTKQWMDPNTGKPSTEPLYNGTIFHRVIDGFMVQGGDPLGNGRGGPGYKFSDEFHPSLKFDRPYLLAMANAGPNTNGSQFFITVGTPDWLNNKHTIFGEVVSGTEVVDTISKVATNAQDRPQSDITVSSVEIERS
- a CDS encoding cell division protein CrgA produces the protein MPKSRSDRKKKAVYTPPPSAARPKVSPRWVLPSLIAVMVVGVLWIAVYYIAGSMIPYMSDLGNWNLAIGFGGIILALILSTRWH
- a CDS encoding FtsW/RodA/SpoVE family cell cycle protein; protein product: MTLFAVGITLYGLIEAGLTRNGEMPASLFVYGVLFGGLAVLAHLFIRFFAPWSDPLLLPLATLLNGLGIAMLWRLYEATGDTSNGSAMNQLILTAGSMAVFAAVVYFLKEPRTLQRYPYIMALSAVVLLLTPLIPGIGMSVNGAQQWLNLGFTTLQPSEFAKIALVIFLAGYMVTKRDVLALASRQIKIGPLKVLDLPRMRDTAPMAAMWGFCIIVLVILMNDLGTSLMLFGTFLAMIYVATHRGSWIAIGLTAFFGACALIYPLVPHFRVRMVTWLDAFRPDVFCTDKYLADPDSFCQTSGDSQQLVEGLFAMAEGGMTGTGLGGGKPGFVPEVHNDFIFMAFGEELGLAGCMVILLALALLVERGMRIALASKELFIKMFASGISFLIGFQSFVIIGGVTRVIPMTGATIPFVAKGGSALLSSWIMLALLMRMSNNARKPAPQAIQDEGATQVIQR
- a CDS encoding rhomboid family intramembrane serine protease, coding for MNSTPDDGTGTGAAAVPTCYRHRDRETYLRCSRCDRPICPDCIREAPVGQHCPECVAEGNRSVRRSRTVFGGRIATRPVVTWVLLGLMGAGFVAQLGAPWLVSAFGMYGQSVVYGGEWHRLITSAFLHGGVPHLLFNGLALYVVGRQVETVLGHARYAVLWVLSAVGGSALSMAVVPDQLSVGASGAIFGLFGAVFVIGRRLQLDTRFVVGLLVVNLLITFLVPNISWTGHIGGLVTGSLLALGYAYLPLDANRVGADRQRRQAVTHALATSGVALLVAAVAAVAFVLAGAQPI
- a CDS encoding peptidoglycan D,D-transpeptidase FtsI family protein translates to MNKPIRRLALFTMALFGVLLLNISWIQTFQAESLREHPYNSRQFLKSLNQHRGSILVGSEEVAYSEPVGGDSERYQRHYENGPMYAPVVGAFRAGSATGIERAANSFLDGSNELLAVNNFRDMLTGEEPKGADVYLTVDSGAQQAAMDGLQSLGKNGAAVALNPQTGAVLASYSSPTYDPNSVASVTNTEEANQNWTELEASEQQPLLNRGLNQVYPPGSTFKVVTAATALENGATPESTQEAPASLDLGQPLPNAWDGPCNGGAPDSLAHSIEISCNTSMANWAIELGGQKLHDQASAFGFNQGPMEIPLPVNESSAPLETDPNILGRAGIGQANIQATPLQMALVAAGVANDGDVMKPYLIDSIQNSNLEEVKAAQPEVAFPDAVSSGTAEDLTRMMIGVTEGDEASGPAGAISGIDVAGKTGTAETGTGHTHNWFISFAPADDPQIAVAVVVENGDASGGAVAAPIAQDMMEAVINE